TTTTCATATTTTATCCTTTCTATTCCTTTTATATTTATTTCATTTCATAAAGTACACTTACATTTTGAGTCAGCTTCATTACTTGCGGTTTATAGTCTATTTGTGGTTTGGCTTCCATTACGGCTGTTGCTGGTTTCTCTGCCATCACATAACCCATGTTAATATCTATGCCGCCTCTTATCTCCACTGCTCTATCTGCATAAATTTGTTTATTGTAATTATAATCCTGCTGGACAGCTATATTCTGATAAGATATACTTTCACTCACCACTAAAGGATCTCCTAATTTCATTTCACTCGATTTCAATATACTTGCAGCTTTTGCTTTTGTCTGCTCGTAAGCTGTATTATATAACTCTGATTCTATCTGATCTTTATTTGATATATCAAATGCTATGCTTCCCTGTACATTTATCTTGTTATCCTCTGCTATTTTTATTACATCGTTTATTTTACTTATATCTTTCAGCTCTAGTGTAAAATCATTGTACACATTATGGTATTCCTTATTTTTTATTGATTTATTATCTGTTGTTTCCTGAGATACTGTTGAATATGAATACACCGAAATATCATTCCCGCTGATTCCGAGTTTCGCCAGCTGTGATTTTATGCTGTCATACACCTTAAATGTATCTGATATTGCTGTTGCTT
This genomic stretch from Sebaldella sp. S0638 harbors:
- a CDS encoding SIMPL domain-containing protein encodes the protein MKRLILMLTLGLSVFIFSEPIRKLSVTGNAEKEVMPDIAKINFRVYTKNEDLKKAGQENSKNMENFKNELKKKNIPVSGIETYNYFTQKSSERDGAENKKTEYYTTLNFAIKVTDLTKIPDLISLSESNKIKSLKSDSTDKSIYYGEIKRNNSQKATAISDTFKVYDSIKSQLAKLGISGNDISVYSYSTVSQETTDNKSIKNKEYHNVYNDFTLELKDISKINDVIKIAEDNKINVQGSIAFDISNKDQIESELYNTAYEQTKAKAASILKSSEMKLGDPLVVSESISYQNIAVQQDYNYNKQIYADRAVEIRGGIDINMGYVMAEKPATAVMEAKPQIDYKPQVMKLTQNVSVLYEMK